The Thermogemmata fonticola genome has a window encoding:
- the ispD gene encoding 2-C-methyl-D-erythritol 4-phosphate cytidylyltransferase, with the protein MTASIAVILPAAGRSTRFSGREKKPFVSLDGRPVWLRAAELFWSRDDVTKLYLVVAPEDREMFRTRFAHLIAFANAEVVDGGTERCDSVANALARIPEDVPFVAVHDAVRPLTPHILIDTVFAAAQRHGAAIPALAVTDTLKQVEHQRITSTVSRQGLFQAQTPQVFRRDWLVQAYAQRSQLSEPITDDAQLVEAAGHPVMIVPGSPLNFKITTPEDLELAEAVIKLRATKKSASRLGFHDEAQW; encoded by the coding sequence ATGACCGCCTCGATCGCCGTGATTCTGCCCGCTGCCGGACGCTCGACGCGCTTCTCAGGACGTGAGAAGAAACCATTCGTAAGTCTGGATGGTCGACCTGTCTGGCTCCGCGCCGCTGAGTTGTTCTGGAGCCGTGATGATGTGACCAAACTTTACCTGGTCGTCGCCCCCGAAGATCGGGAAATGTTCCGCACGCGCTTCGCGCATCTCATCGCCTTTGCCAATGCCGAGGTGGTAGACGGCGGGACGGAGCGCTGCGATTCGGTGGCTAACGCCTTGGCCCGTATTCCCGAAGATGTGCCATTTGTTGCTGTCCATGACGCTGTACGCCCGCTGACACCTCACATCCTCATCGATACCGTCTTCGCGGCGGCTCAGCGGCACGGAGCGGCCATTCCTGCCCTGGCTGTCACCGACACCCTCAAGCAGGTGGAGCACCAGCGCATCACTTCGACGGTTTCCCGCCAGGGACTGTTCCAGGCCCAAACCCCGCAAGTTTTCCGCCGTGACTGGCTCGTCCAAGCCTACGCCCAGCGTTCCCAGCTCAGCGAACCGATTACGGATGATGCCCAACTGGTCGAAGCCGCGGGCCATCCGGTGATGATTGTCCCCGGTTCTCCGCTCAACTTCAAAATTACTACTCCCGAAGACCTGGAACTGGCGGAAGCCGTGATCAAACTCCGGGCCACCAAGAAATCCGCCTCCCGTCTCGGCTTCCACGACGAAGCCCAGTGGTAA